CTGACATAACGTGTTGATAAAATTAGCAAAGAGCCCCACAATGAAAATCAGATGTGACAGAGCCCGATGAATCATTGAGGAGGAGGAAAGTGATTAAGCACTGTTGGGCACGCGGCTCAGGTTCCTGTTGGACAACAGGTTTCTTTTATAAGTTGTTGCATCTTTGACGTGGTGGGTGAGAGAActttaagtgcatttttttgttcattttttatgCACTTAGGCTGATGATTATAATGGCTGCTATTTATGTCCACCAGGTGAGTCTAGCAGCGATGAAGGGGCACAAGCTGGGGTTCACAGGCTGGTGCAGTCTCTGTACGGCCTGCAGGGTGAGAGgagcaggctgagaggagaactCCGtctgctgcactcacagctgGAGCAGAAAGAAAGGGACAGACACTCTCGTATACAAGCCTTTCAACACCAGGTAAACCCCTGCTTATTAGTTGTATCTAGAAGTATAAATGCCACCtgaaatctatgaaaaatatgaatgtgttcataaATGCAACCTTTCAGGTGCTATGTTATTGTTGTGTTAACCATCCTATGCTCCTTTTGTGGTCGGAGCTCTGAAGATATatcacaaaatatataaaagatttttttaaaaatgatatgCATAGGAAATATATCAAAAAGAGATAATTTCACATTATAGTAcatctaataaaaataaatttgagatttatatttctgtattctaaaaaacaattttacaacTGTTCTAATTTTGCAGATTGATGAGCTGAAGAGCTGCATCGAGGAGCGTGAGGAGGAGCTGTCAAGACTGAGAACGGCCACAGTAAGAGCCGCGCTATCGAACTAttgatttaatcatttgtcaAGTCATTGTGACTGACCGCTTCTACAGCAAAGCTGCCCCACGACTAGACTAAAAATAGCCAACTTGCCTTGTGCAAAACACTAATTAATAATTACCGAAGCAACACTGATCTACAGTATAATGATTTATTGGAACATGAAcagttttatttagatttttttgttaTCGTTATACTTGTCCTCAGCCTTATCTTTCATGTCCTCAGGGAGCCACAGATTCAGAAAAACGggtgctgtgtctgtcagcagaGAACGAGAGTCTGAAACAGAGCCTGAGCGTAACTCAAGgcctcctgcagcagctctcaaCCATCCCCTCCCAGTCGAGCACCATGCTCATCAAGGTGAGAGGCACCAGCACAGCTGAGTGCTAACTGATGACAGACATTCATTTTAGACCTTCTTACACTTGTAATTGATTTTGCTTTAGGAGAACGAGAACCTCCGTAGCAGAGTGCAGCAGCTGGAGATGTCCCTACAGCAGCGGGCTGAGCAGCTGTCACAAATGGAGCGACAGAGTGAACAAAGCGAGTGGAGAAGAGGTGAGGAGCTGAGGAAGCGAGAGGACCGAGTGAGAGAGCTACAGCTGGAGCTGGATCGAGAGCGAGGCAAGGAGCCAGTTATTAAGGTAAACCTTCTCTTAAAGGGCTTTTGAAATGGATTTGAACATTGGCCGGGGACTTTTAAGATGATCAAGAAATGATAGAAATGCTTTCATAGTTATATTGTTGAGTGGAGACACACATGTAAAGAAGGAATAATGTAGATAATTTAACTGGGTGTACTGACAGTATTGTTCTATGTTATTTTAGAGAAAATGTCTCTAACTTGATGTAGCTTCTCTCCCAGTATGTCACACAGACTGTGGAGGTGGAATCACCAGCCACAGTAAAGCAGCTAAGCAAAGCCAGGCAGAGGAATGAGCTGTTGTCCGAAAGGCTGTCCAGTCAGAGCGAGCGGtgcaaacagctggaggaacacaTCAGGAAGTCAGATGAATACAGCTGTAATCTGCAGCACAAGGTGACATACACAGGCAGTACAATTTATACTAGTATCCATGGTGTGTATCGcttgtgtttttatatgtaaataattGAGCTCCACCAGTTTTTGAGCTTTTGTCGCAGGCagcaacaactgaaaaaaaacgAGTTAATTATTGTTGGCTGTTGGCCACTAAGAGTCAAGAAATCTGGCAACAAGCTccaaatggtaaaaaaaaataaaggggtCGGAACTCCAGaggtgtaaataaaaaaacccTGTTTAGATAAAACATCATCAAAAGATAGATAAAGTCAGAAGGAGAATGTTTCCATGTTGCTTCCATGTTGCTTCATCAGTCAGTTTCACTGACTGATGGAACTAATAAAGAGCCGACTGAGCTGACAAACTGCTGTGCTTAACCTCGTACAGATTGCGGCGTATGAACGAGAAATCAGCAAACTGAAGGAGGAACTGTTGAAAGAGATTGGCCACttggaggagaggaaggaggaggctgtaaaGGCTGCTGCAAACTGCTCGGCAGAACACTTCCAAAACTTGCAGGACCAATTTTTCAGTGAGTAACTGAACCTGCAGACAAAGAAATCTTGGTTTCTgcgcatttaaaaaaaaaaaaaagaaaaacacaacctgGATTTGAATGTGGACTTCTTTGCATTTTGTCAGGCTTACAGAAGCGTCTGACGGCACTCCCTCCAACTTTACGCTCCATGAAGACAGACTATGCCAGTCTGAGGAGCCAGGTCCGAAATTTCTCAGAGTTTTACGGAGCAGCTATCaatgaagcaaaaaaacagGTGTGGAGTGTGACATTACATCATGCCTTGAAAACTGTATTTCATCAATTTGCCTATCTGACCAAATCAAAAGTGTAGTGacggaagtttttttttgtttgtttctttgtttttgtgttgcagATTTCAGCCGCTATTAGTGAGATGTCTGAAGCCAACAAAGATCTCCTGGAGAAATATAGGAAAGAGGTCGCACTGCGCAGGAAGTATCATGAGCAGTTGGTGGAGCTTAAAGGTATAACAATGAAAAGATAAAATTGgctgcagaaaataaaatctgtgtCACTGAGCGAGCCCCCTATGTGCAGGCAACATTCGCGTGCTGTGTCGTGTGAAGCCGGTGCTGAAGGAGGACCAGCACGAGGAGGGCCACTCTGTGGTCGTGACGGCAGACCCCAACAACGAGTCCTCCCTCACTGTGCTGAGTAAAGGAAAGGCTCGCATCTTTGAACTGGACAAAGTCTTCCACCCACAGTCCACGCAGGAAGAGGTAGTAACCAGTACACGTGTAAGGAGGAAGCATTGTTGTACAGCAATAAGACCGCTAAcctttattttggtttcatcaggTCTTTCAGGAGATTGAACCTCTTGTCACGTCCTGCATCGATGGCTACCACGTCTGCATATTTGCTTACGGACAGACGGGCTCTGGAAAAACCTACACTATGGAGGTAAAATACTGATTATTGCAGATACTATTCATATCAGATATTTACGGgtttaaaatgtaaactaaGTACCCTTTGATTTCCAGGGTACTGTGGAAAACCCAGGCATCAACCAGCGAGCCCTGAAACATCTTTTCAGTGAGATTGAGGAGAGGAAGGACATGTGGTCTTACAGTGTCACAGTGAGCTCTGTGGAGATCTACAATGAGGTGCTAAGGTACAGACTTCCTCTAGAGTCTCTTCTTGCTAGAGTCTTAGCTAAATAAGATTTACCACTACTCGATGTTGCtacttgtattttgtattttagagACCTGCTGAGTAAGGATGGAGAGAAACTGGACATAAAGATCAACCCGGACGGAACAGGACAGCTGCATGTGCCGGGTCTCAGGGTTATCGAAGTTAAGAGCTTTCAGCACATCAAAAAGGTAAGAAAAGGTTtcccttttttatttctttttgtaaaCATCCACACTGATGCTATTTCACATATGCTAACTGATTTCATGTTAATCCAGATTTTGGCAACAGCTCGAAGGAACAGGATTACCTTTGGCACTCAAATGAACCAGCACAGCTCCCGCTCCCACGCTCTGCTTTCTATCACTGTTCAGGGCACTGACCTCGCCACTGGTTCGAAAACCACAGGTCAGTTATTAATGCATTTTCTCCTTCAAGATGGAAAGTTTACCCAGTCTAATACCCAATTTAAATTTTGGGCTGGGGGCAGACTGGGAACTTGTCATTTAAAACTGTCTCATTCACACGGGTATCACTGGGGAAAGAAACATATAAGAGAAACATCTGGCAAGTCTTTGTAGGACTGACTCTCTTTATTACTGAATTTACTTCTCACTCCCCAGGCAAGTTGAACCTGGTGGACCTGGCTGGCTCGGAGAGGGTGTGGAAGTCTGGTGCAGAGGGAGAGAGGCTGAAAGAGGCCCAGAATATTAACCGCTCTTTGCTGGCACTGGGAGACGTAATTCAGGCACTTAGGGCTCGGCAGACTCACGTCCCCTTCAGGAACTCCCGCCTTACTTATTTATTGCAAGATTCCCTGGGAAAGGGCAGCAAGACTGTCATGGTGGTGCAGGTAAGATTGCTGCTCCAGTCCTACTTGTTACCTTTCATGATCATTTGCAGTAAATGTATGTTCTCATAACGAGGATCATtttgtttaaattgttttaCTAAAGGTTTCTGCTCTGGAGAGCAATGTGGGAGAGACCTTGTGCTCTCTGAAGTTTGCTCAGAGGGTGTGCAAGGTGGAACTGGGTCCTGCAGCCAGGAAGATTGAATCTGGCGGAGGACAGTGTGACTGACAGCCTTGAATAACTAGCAATGAATGAATCAATCAGTACCAGCAAATTATAACTCCATGGTATCAACAAGATTAAGAGCAATTCTGCTCAAGGGCTAAATCTGCGGACGTCTACGTGGCACCAAATGCCACCCTGCAATCAAGGTTGAGTATTGAGAATTTTAGTCTCCGCTTTGCCATTTTCTGCTTCTGTTAAgcctttattattaaaaaaaaatctgcatgcaGGAATATTTATTCCTCCACTCCGAGTGCCAAAACACCATCTAACTCCTTTCACTTTGATGCTTCCTTGAACCACCCTATCTCAGtttcttaaatgcaaaaatccAGGATCTGTCATGTCCTGCAGTCATCAGTGTTTAGAGCGACATCATGTTCATCCAGGTTTGACAAGCTTCCAGAGTATCAGCACTTCACCTGTTTGCAGTATTAGTCATATAAATGTCTGTAGTTTGTGGTATATTTTTGAAGGTTGTAGTGTGTAGGAGATTCTATTATGGGCTATTAACCATATCAATGACATTTATGTcacatgtttgtgtattttttttttgtgtgaattttAGATGGGCAGTGATTGAATTTCTCTTTAGTGCTTTCATAGAGATTTGTGAAAAGAGGGAAGCTGTTGAAGGGAGCAGGTGGCCTTGTATTAGTCTGCTAATATGATCAACTGTGCAATATCCTCCTTCTCGAGGAGACGGTGTGGGCCTATTGAAAAGAAGATGCACTTTATTGTGAAAGCATAGGAGCATTTCAGTTCAGGTGCGTGCAATAGGTATCAGTAGTGAATGTCATACCAAAAATACAGCTTATTGTTCATAACCGTTTGTCATGTGATCACTCACTGATTCAAAACTAACTTTTGAATCAAATGTAGCAAGATATTAATGTTGCAGTAACTACCATGAGTGCTTAGGTGTCACTAAATGATGGATATTCAGAACATTTTCTGAATAAATGTGCATTTAACAAGTGTTCTCTTTCTTATTTGATGCCCAGTAACATTTGCTATGTCATTTCCATTTGGATTCTCTGTTGTACAATAAATTCATGTCATTAAATGCACCAAAAATATATTGTATAAATTGTACTTATATACCATTGTACTAATTCTCCTCATTTACTTAAGTTAGTGTTTTAATCCTGAGTTAAGTATACTCAAGTATTTCTCTAGTGAGCTTTTGAATGATGACAAACGTTTGTGTTATGAGCCTGGTTCGACCAACCAATAGGTGCAAATAACATACAACTGACAGCCCTCTCATTTGAATACATAAAAATgcatatatccatccatctttgaGAGGTGGGGTCCATCACCAGTCTGTtgtagggctaacacagaggtgCAATCATTCATGCTCATGTGTGAAAAGcctcagttcttttttttttttgttttgttgggggGGGTATTTAGCAAACAATGATTTtggcagttttggtcctccatacatACACTAGTATTTTGCCATGACTGTCTTATGAATTGTTTGTTTCTACCCAGTAATTGTGCATTTtataatctttttttaatacaacCCCAATTCTAAAAATGTTGGGActctgtataaaatgtaataaatacaaTGATTTGCAAGTTTTAAACCCATATTTGTTTACAATATAacagaaaatatatcaaatgttgAAACAGATGTTTTACTATTTACTGAAAATCCATCaagtccagcaactggtctcctcagttcccagaacaggtgatgctacacagtggtatgCACAGCCCTgtctcaagtttttttttttttttttgagacatgttgctccccatcaaattaaaacaccagcatatttttcatgaaatcgTAAAACGTCTCAATTTAaacatctgatgtgttttctatgttctatgaATAAAATGGGTTGAGATTTGCacatcattgcattttgttttgttacatttaacAGTGTCCTAACTTATACATATCCCAACTATTCATCCATCTCTTTTTTAAAAggcaaatataacaaaataaacaatttaaaaaacaatattttaattttacaaaatattggcagttacattaataataatacatcGCCAATAAACTCATATACAGCTCCAAGTACTCCAAGGACCAGCCACCTCTGTATGCACATCAAATGTGACTGTACAGTTCCAGTAAATCTCGGACATCCCTGTTTAgtctccttattttctgtcacatctCGGATTCAGTCAGAGTCTCCTGCTTCTGCTCCAACTGCTCCAACTGCTCCGGCCAGCTCCTCTTCATGGCCTCGCAGACGATCGcctggccacacacacacacacacacacacacacacgctcagttTCATTCACTGACTCCATCCTCTTATCATACGTGTAAGAAAATGTTTGCCATACTCTAGTTAAGATCTTAATCAGCCTTGTAGATCAAAGGAGGAGGATGGCCATGAGTAAGGATATATCTGATATTTGTGATGTCTCGCACACAGAGGACATAACATCCTCTACAGTAAATA
This window of the Archocentrus centrarchus isolate MPI-CPG fArcCen1 chromosome 16, fArcCen1, whole genome shotgun sequence genome carries:
- the LOC115794335 gene encoding kinesin-like protein KIFC3, yielding MYAFYSLLVYIFYTVFKKEEEEALEGACGDSPDEPGPVSMETGSKRRDGYTPSVGKKACARFSESSSSSDSDEMEMSDEDKEDAPEIPACTPLAAFLSFKQDAEKRRASQVQLETAGKLAESPLVAVMSHLLSFLEQYSHFQQLQQQADQYRVQLKRHRVQHRRQMKALRASYRQRLRDKNSIISSLEEAISQQQCPSPLSEGESSSDEGAQAGVHRLVQSLYGLQGERSRLRGELRLLHSQLEQKERDRHSRIQAFQHQIDELKSCIEEREEELSRLRTATGATDSEKRVLCLSAENESLKQSLSVTQGLLQQLSTIPSQSSTMLIKENENLRSRVQQLEMSLQQRAEQLSQMERQSEQSEWRRGEELRKREDRVRELQLELDRERGKEPVIKYVTQTVEVESPATVKQLSKARQRNELLSERLSSQSERCKQLEEHIRKSDEYSCNLQHKIAAYEREISKLKEELLKEIGHLEERKEEAVKAAANCSAEHFQNLQDQFFSLQKRLTALPPTLRSMKTDYASLRSQVRNFSEFYGAAINEAKKQISAAISEMSEANKDLLEKYRKEVALRRKYHEQLVELKGNIRVLCRVKPVLKEDQHEEGHSVVVTADPNNESSLTVLSKGKARIFELDKVFHPQSTQEEVFQEIEPLVTSCIDGYHVCIFAYGQTGSGKTYTMEGTVENPGINQRALKHLFSEIEERKDMWSYSVTVSSVEIYNEVLRDLLSKDGEKLDIKINPDGTGQLHVPGLRVIEVKSFQHIKKILATARRNRITFGTQMNQHSSRSHALLSITVQGTDLATGSKTTGKLNLVDLAGSERVWKSGAEGERLKEAQNINRSLLALGDVIQALRARQTHVPFRNSRLTYLLQDSLGKGSKTVMVVQVSALESNVGETLCSLKFAQRVCKVELGPAARKIESGGGQCD